A stretch of the Actinoalloteichus fjordicus genome encodes the following:
- a CDS encoding ABC transporter family substrate-binding protein has product MARSAGFRGGRAWLLRRGRALFAHRRPALVPHGEFPLGPVRASVRSTRAALPIRARAAARPGLPASWRRPPGRAGLTSILLIGLLTACTTPPPPLVDPTEVSALPSEEIPSEIVIGVDSFSGGFNPHRLADLSTPTTALASLLLPSVFRPGPDGLPRLDTTLMSGAEVVDSAPFTVRYDIRPDASWSDSAPIAAEDFVYLWERMRSEPGVVDAAGYRLIEDIIPGDGGKTVEVIFDQPYPGWQSLFTHLLPAHLIKDAPGGWQRALAQRYPLSGGPFTMTAFDRGRGEIVLERNDRYWEQPSDVLRLVLRENSHPGLTDSLASGDNQLAVLGADAVALNMIAEAEAEPPLETRSLPRTETAQVLLRPASPVLADDELRQAVGAALDRDALIAIGTRSGPSADLVANSQVLAPSEPGYTPTRPRGSTLGAGDPTRLHDLLDDEGYAVTDGWWERDGERLRLVVAAPADQEPYSSLAGHVARQLRDVGIEAEVVRPPSAELYDEMLQQDDGTVSSQDGADEDSSTADEESGSASADIAVVPMGLGADPAATLATRLGCPVPIEDSNAPPPVNLAGFCDEEVDSVLDAALTGRIPLAEARAELEPILWDSAVVLPLFQLADTVVFGSGMSGAETWRPYLGPFAGASQWQRDGS; this is encoded by the coding sequence GTGGCTCGTTCCGCAGGATTTCGCGGGGGTCGCGCCTGGCTCCTGCGACGGGGACGTGCCCTGTTCGCGCACCGCAGACCCGCACTCGTCCCGCACGGCGAGTTCCCGCTCGGCCCGGTACGGGCGTCGGTCCGCTCCACGAGGGCGGCACTGCCCATCCGGGCCCGAGCGGCGGCGCGGCCCGGCCTGCCCGCGTCGTGGCGAAGGCCGCCCGGCAGGGCGGGACTGACGTCGATCCTGTTGATCGGGCTGCTCACCGCCTGCACCACGCCGCCGCCCCCGCTGGTCGATCCGACCGAGGTGTCCGCCCTTCCCTCGGAGGAGATTCCCAGTGAGATCGTGATCGGGGTCGACAGCTTCTCCGGCGGCTTCAACCCGCACCGACTGGCCGACCTCTCCACGCCCACCACGGCACTCGCCAGCCTGCTGCTGCCCTCGGTCTTCCGACCGGGGCCCGACGGGCTGCCGAGACTCGACACCACGCTGATGAGCGGCGCCGAGGTCGTCGACTCCGCTCCCTTCACGGTGCGATACGACATCCGGCCGGACGCCTCCTGGTCCGACAGCGCTCCGATCGCCGCTGAGGACTTCGTCTATCTCTGGGAGCGGATGCGTTCCGAGCCCGGCGTGGTGGACGCGGCGGGCTATCGGCTCATCGAGGACATCATCCCCGGCGACGGCGGCAAGACGGTGGAGGTGATCTTCGACCAGCCCTATCCGGGATGGCAGTCGTTGTTCACCCATCTGCTGCCCGCACACCTCATCAAGGACGCCCCCGGCGGCTGGCAGCGGGCACTGGCGCAGCGATACCCGCTCTCCGGCGGCCCGTTCACGATGACGGCCTTCGACCGGGGGCGGGGCGAGATCGTGCTGGAGCGCAACGACCGGTACTGGGAGCAGCCGAGTGACGTGCTGCGGCTCGTCCTGCGGGAAAACAGTCATCCGGGCCTGACCGACTCCCTGGCCAGCGGAGACAACCAGCTTGCCGTGCTCGGCGCGGACGCGGTGGCGCTCAACATGATCGCCGAGGCCGAGGCGGAGCCGCCGCTGGAGACACGCAGCCTGCCGCGCACCGAGACGGCTCAGGTGCTGCTTCGGCCCGCGAGCCCGGTGCTGGCGGACGACGAGCTGCGTCAGGCGGTCGGCGCCGCGCTCGACCGGGACGCGCTGATCGCGATCGGCACGCGCAGCGGACCCTCGGCCGACCTGGTCGCGAACTCGCAGGTGCTGGCGCCGTCGGAGCCCGGTTACACCCCGACCCGGCCCAGGGGCTCGACGCTGGGTGCCGGGGACCCGACTCGGCTGCACGATCTGCTCGACGACGAGGGATACGCCGTCACCGACGGCTGGTGGGAGCGCGACGGCGAACGGCTTCGGCTGGTGGTCGCGGCGCCCGCCGATCAGGAGCCCTACAGCTCCCTCGCCGGGCACGTCGCACGCCAGCTACGCGATGTCGGAATCGAGGCCGAGGTCGTTCGACCCCCCTCAGCGGAGCTGTACGACGAGATGTTGCAGCAGGATGACGGGACCGTGTCGTCGCAGGACGGTGCCGACGAGGATTCGTCGACGGCCGACGAGGAGTCCGGCTCCGCGTCGGCGGACATCGCGGTGGTGCCGATGGGTCTCGGGGCCGATCCGGCCGCCACGCTGGCGACCCGGCTGGGCTGCCCGGTGCCGATCGAGGACTCGAATGCGCCGCCGCCCGTCAACCTCGCCGGGTTCTGCGACGAGGAGGTCGATTCGGTGCTCGACGCGGCCCTGACCGGCCGGATTCCGCTGGCAGAGGCCCGCGCGGAGCTGGAGCCGATCCTTTGGGACAGCGCCGTCGTCCTGCCGCTCTTCCAGCTCGCCGACACGGTCGTCTTCGGTTCCGGGATGAGTGGCGCCGAGACGTGGCGCCCCTATCTCGGACCGTTCGCGGGTGCCTCCCAATGGCAGCGGGACGGCAGCTGA
- a CDS encoding NUDIX domain-containing protein, with product MPLLRTSTLIEAEPPTVAAALRMNLEAARTEAAGVRIETAGGRALLGEGDLLSFDVPTWLGARVPVRTRLTTVRPTELRAEAVPGSRWQLDHRITLAVTGAGTLLTESLRWSWTGGALDGLLDAVAARRMILRLFAARETSVRAVAGRLRDAEVVVGAAVLRGATVLAAQRAKPSSLAGRWELPGGSVESGETEQDAVKRECREELGVRVRVGARIGPDLPLRDGRVLRIYLAQLEKGQAPAPDRAKYDGAGSDGPGVVVPGPAGPGDGGQGPAGSTPVAADPVQSEPGDLAAARPPAGSRPPDDGAGGAAARPEAAEPEAREHRELRWLPADRLGEVDWLPADLDVLPDLGRLLTERAARRRTKEGIPR from the coding sequence GTGCCGTTGCTGCGAACCTCCACGCTGATCGAGGCCGAGCCGCCCACCGTCGCCGCCGCCCTGCGGATGAATCTCGAGGCGGCACGCACCGAGGCCGCCGGGGTGCGCATCGAGACGGCGGGCGGGCGTGCCCTGCTGGGTGAGGGCGACCTGCTGAGCTTCGACGTCCCCACCTGGCTGGGGGCCCGCGTGCCGGTGCGGACCAGGCTGACCACGGTGCGGCCGACCGAGCTGCGGGCCGAGGCGGTGCCCGGGTCGCGGTGGCAGCTCGACCATCGGATCACCCTCGCGGTGACCGGGGCGGGCACGCTGCTCACCGAGTCGCTGCGCTGGTCCTGGACCGGTGGAGCGCTGGACGGGCTGCTCGACGCCGTCGCGGCCCGTCGAATGATCCTGCGCCTGTTCGCCGCCAGGGAGACTTCGGTCCGGGCGGTCGCCGGGCGCCTGCGGGACGCCGAGGTGGTCGTCGGCGCCGCGGTGCTGCGGGGCGCGACGGTGCTGGCCGCGCAGCGGGCGAAGCCGTCCTCGCTGGCCGGGCGCTGGGAGCTGCCGGGCGGCTCGGTCGAGTCGGGGGAGACGGAACAGGACGCCGTGAAACGGGAATGCCGGGAAGAACTGGGCGTGCGGGTTCGGGTGGGCGCCCGGATCGGCCCCGACCTGCCGCTGCGGGACGGGCGGGTGCTGCGGATCTACCTCGCCCAGCTCGAGAAGGGGCAGGCTCCCGCACCGGACCGGGCGAAGTACGACGGAGCAGGCTCGGACGGCCCCGGCGTGGTCGTGCCAGGACCGGCCGGGCCGGGCGACGGCGGCCAGGGGCCTGCGGGCTCGACCCCCGTCGCCGCCGACCCGGTACAGTCCGAACCCGGTGACCTCGCCGCGGCCCGCCCGCCCGCAGGCTCCCGCCCGCCGGACGATGGCGCCGGGGGTGCCGCCGCCCGTCCCGAGGCTGCGGAACCGGAGGCCCGCGAGCACCGGGAGCTTCGGTGGCTGCCCGCCGACCGGCTCGGCGAGGTCGACTGGCTGCCCGCCGACCTGGACGTCCTGCCCGACCTGGGGCGACTGCTCACCGAGCGTGCCGCACGACGTCGCACGAAGGAGGGAATTCCGCGCTGA
- the typA gene encoding translational GTPase TypA encodes MPASSVATAELTRTDLRNIAIVAHVDHGKTTLVDAMLRQSGAFSDRAELVDRVMDSGELEREKGITILAKNTAIRRETPQGPVTINVVDTPGHADFGGEVERGLSMVDGVVLLVDASEGPLPQTRFVLRKTLAAGLPVVLVVNKVDRPDARIAEVVEETHDLLLDLAGDLDQVDLDLDALLDLPVIYASARAGRASLTAPEDGGLPDSEDLTPLFDVLMEHVPAPTGDPDAPLRALVTNLDASNFLGRIALCRVHAGRIRKGATVSWCREDDTVSRVKVTELLMAKALDRVPAEEAVAGDLVAIAGIPDITIGDTLADLEDPQPLPRITVDEPAISMTIGVNTSPLAGRNGGTKLTARLLKSRLDSELVGNVSVRVLPTERPDTWEVQGRGELALAILVEQMRREGFELTVGKPQVVTRMIDGKLHEPFERLTIDIPEEFLGALTQLLANRKGQMEQMGGHGSGRMRLDYLIPARGLIGFRTEFLTETRGTGIANHVFHGYERWVGELRTRHSGSLVSDRTGAVTAYAMIQLADRGTFFVEPGVDAYEGMVVGESPRAEDLDINVTREKKLTNMRSSSGDELERLARPRKLGLEEALEFCSSDECVEVAPEVIRVRKLILDSTQRGRERARSKARDA; translated from the coding sequence GTGCCCGCCTCCAGCGTCGCCACCGCCGAGCTGACCAGGACCGATCTTCGTAACATCGCCATCGTGGCCCACGTCGACCACGGCAAGACCACGCTGGTCGACGCGATGCTGCGTCAGTCGGGTGCCTTCTCCGACCGCGCCGAGCTCGTCGACCGAGTCATGGACTCGGGCGAACTCGAACGCGAGAAGGGCATCACGATCCTCGCGAAGAACACGGCGATCCGCCGGGAGACGCCGCAGGGTCCGGTGACCATCAACGTGGTCGACACCCCCGGCCACGCCGACTTCGGCGGCGAGGTCGAGCGCGGCCTGTCCATGGTCGACGGCGTCGTCCTCCTCGTCGACGCCAGCGAGGGACCGCTGCCGCAGACCCGGTTCGTGCTGCGCAAGACGCTGGCCGCCGGACTGCCCGTCGTCCTGGTCGTCAACAAGGTCGACCGCCCGGACGCCCGGATCGCCGAGGTGGTCGAGGAGACCCACGACCTGCTGCTCGACCTCGCAGGCGACCTCGACCAGGTCGATCTCGACCTCGACGCCCTGCTTGACCTCCCCGTCATCTACGCCTCGGCTCGCGCCGGTCGCGCCAGCCTGACGGCCCCGGAGGACGGCGGACTACCGGACAGCGAGGACCTCACTCCGCTGTTCGACGTGCTCATGGAGCACGTGCCCGCCCCCACCGGCGACCCGGACGCGCCGCTGCGCGCGCTGGTCACCAACCTGGACGCCTCGAACTTCCTCGGCCGGATCGCGCTGTGCCGGGTGCACGCGGGACGCATCCGCAAGGGCGCGACCGTCTCCTGGTGTCGTGAGGACGACACGGTGTCGCGGGTCAAGGTCACCGAGCTGCTGATGGCCAAGGCGTTGGACCGCGTTCCCGCCGAAGAGGCCGTCGCGGGCGACCTGGTCGCCATCGCGGGCATCCCGGACATCACCATCGGCGACACCCTCGCCGACCTGGAGGACCCGCAGCCGCTGCCCAGGATCACCGTCGACGAGCCCGCCATCTCGATGACCATCGGCGTGAACACCTCGCCGCTGGCCGGTCGCAACGGCGGCACCAAGCTCACCGCGCGGCTGCTGAAGAGCAGGCTCGACTCCGAACTGGTCGGCAATGTCAGCGTGCGGGTGCTGCCCACCGAGCGGCCGGACACCTGGGAGGTGCAGGGCCGAGGCGAGCTGGCCCTGGCCATCCTCGTCGAGCAGATGCGGCGGGAGGGCTTCGAGCTGACCGTCGGCAAGCCGCAGGTCGTCACGCGGATGATCGACGGCAAGCTGCACGAGCCGTTCGAGCGGCTCACCATCGACATCCCCGAGGAGTTCCTCGGCGCCCTGACCCAGCTCCTGGCCAACCGCAAGGGTCAGATGGAGCAGATGGGCGGCCACGGCAGCGGTCGGATGCGGCTCGACTACCTGATCCCGGCCCGAGGCCTGATCGGCTTCCGCACCGAGTTCCTCACCGAGACGCGCGGGACCGGCATCGCCAACCACGTCTTCCACGGCTACGAGCGCTGGGTCGGCGAGCTGCGCACCCGGCACAGCGGCTCCCTGGTTTCGGACCGGACCGGCGCGGTGACGGCGTACGCGATGATCCAGCTCGCCGACCGGGGAACCTTCTTCGTCGAGCCCGGCGTCGACGCCTACGAGGGCATGGTCGTGGGGGAGAGCCCCAGGGCAGAAGACCTGGACATCAACGTCACGCGCGAGAAGAAGCTCACCAACATGCGCTCCTCCTCCGGTGACGAGCTGGAGCGGCTGGCCAGGCCGCGCAAGCTCGGCTTGGAGGAGGCGCTGGAGTTCTGCTCCTCGGACGAGTGCGTCGAGGTCGCTCCGGAGGTCATCCGGGTGCGCAAGCTGATCCTCGACTCCACGCAGCGCGGTCGGGAGCGGGCCCGCAGCAAGGCCCGCGACGCCTGA